DNA sequence from the Bradyrhizobium sp. CIAT3101 genome:
GCAATAGTGCAAACGGACCAACACACCAACTCTCATCTCGCAGCCTCATCTTGGTCGCTGACCGGCGTCCCTCAGCAACTTAACCTTCTGTGGTCTCCAATCGACATGAGATGCGCAGTTAGGATGGTCCACATTTGAATGCCAGAAACGATCGGCGCGTTCTGTCCGGCTTATTCGACGGTCACGGATTTGGCGAGGTTGCGCGGCTGGTCGACATCGGTGCCCATCACAATGGCCGTGTGGTAAGCGAGTAGTTGCACCGGGATAGCATAGATCATCGGCGTGAAGGCGTCCGCCATGTCAGGCATGATGATGGTGGCGAGCGAATCGACCGTCGCCTCCGCCGCGCCTTTGGCGTCCGTCATCAGGATGATATTGCCGCCGCGGGCCGCGACCTCCTGCATGTTGGAGACCGTCTTCTCGAACACGCGATCATGGGGCGCAATCACCACCACCGGCATGGTCTCGTCGATCAGCGCGATCGGTCCATGCTTGAGCTCGCCGGCTGCATAGCCCTCGGCGTGGATGTAGGAGATCTCCTTCAGCTTCAGCGCGCCTTCGAGCGCGAGCGGGAAGCTGGTGCCGCGGCCGAGATAGAGCACGTCGCGCGACTTAGCGATCCTGTGCGCCAGTTTCTCGATCTGCAATTCGGTGGTCAGCGCGTCTGCCATCAGGCGCGGGATCTCGACCAGGCCGTGCACAAGCTTGGTCTCCTCCTCCTCGGACAATTCGCCGCGCGCCTTGCCGGCCACGACCGCGAGCGAGGCGAGCACCATGAGCTGGCAGGTGAAGGCTTTTGTCGACGCGACGCCGATCTCGGGACCGGCGAGCGTCTGGAGCACCGTCTCACTTTCGCGCGCGATCGTCGAGGTCGGCACGTTGACGACGGCGAGCGTGTGCGCGCCTTCGGCCTTGGCATAGCGGAGCGCGGCGAGCGTGTCAGCGGTCTCGCCCGATTGCGAAATGAAGATCGCCAGATCGCCCTTGCGCAAGGGAGATTCGCGGTAGCGGAACTCGGAGGCGACATCGACCTCGACCGGCAGGCGCGCTATTCGCTCGAGCCAGTATTTTGCGACATAGCCGGCGTAGCTCGCCGTGCCGCAGGCCGTGATGGTGATGCGCTGGATGTCGCGGAACTCGAACGGCAGCCTCACCGGCAACGACACCCGCTCGGAAGCCATGTCGACATAGCGAGCCAGCGTGTGGCCGACGACCTCGGGCTGCTCGTGAATCTCCTTCGCCATGAAGTGGCGATAATTGGCCTTGTCGACCAGCGAGGTCGGGGCCGCATGCTTAATCTTGTCACGCTGGGCGGCACGGCCGTCCTTGTCGAAGATCGCAACGCTGTTGCGGGTCAGCACGACCCAATCGCCGTCCTCGAGATAGCTGATCGTATCGGAGAACGGGCCAAGCGCGATCGCGTCCGAGCCCAGGAACATCTCACCATCGCCGTAGCCGACCGCCAGCGGCGGACCGTTGCGGGCGCCGATCATCAGATCGCCCTCGCCGGCGAAAATGAAGCCGAGCGCGAACGCGCCGCGCAGCCGGCTCAAGGCGAGCTTCACCGCCTCGACCGGCTTGTTGCCGCGCGTTAAGAGATCGTCGACAAGGTGCAGCACGATCTCGGTGTCGGTCTCGGTGCGGAACACCGTACCCCTCGCTTCGAGCTCCTCACGCAGCTCGCGGAAGTTCTCGATGATGCCGTTGTGGACGACCGCGACGCGCTCGGTGGTGTGCGGATGGGCATTGTGCTCGGTCGGCTTGCCGTGGGTGGCCCAACGGGTGTGGCCGATGCCGCTCCTCCCCTTCAGCGGCCTGTCACGCAGCCGCGCCTCGAGGTTCTTCAGCTTGCCTTCGGCGCGGCGGCGCTCCAGGTGATCGCCTTCGAGCGTAGCCACACCCGCGGAATCGTAACCGCGATATTCAAGCCGCT
Encoded proteins:
- the glmS gene encoding glutamine--fructose-6-phosphate transaminase (isomerizing), encoding MCGIIGILGRRPVAEQLVESLKRLEYRGYDSAGVATLEGDHLERRRAEGKLKNLEARLRDRPLKGRSGIGHTRWATHGKPTEHNAHPHTTERVAVVHNGIIENFRELREELEARGTVFRTETDTEIVLHLVDDLLTRGNKPVEAVKLALSRLRGAFALGFIFAGEGDLMIGARNGPPLAVGYGDGEMFLGSDAIALGPFSDTISYLEDGDWVVLTRNSVAIFDKDGRAAQRDKIKHAAPTSLVDKANYRHFMAKEIHEQPEVVGHTLARYVDMASERVSLPVRLPFEFRDIQRITITACGTASYAGYVAKYWLERIARLPVEVDVASEFRYRESPLRKGDLAIFISQSGETADTLAALRYAKAEGAHTLAVVNVPTSTIARESETVLQTLAGPEIGVASTKAFTCQLMVLASLAVVAGKARGELSEEEETKLVHGLVEIPRLMADALTTELQIEKLAHRIAKSRDVLYLGRGTSFPLALEGALKLKEISYIHAEGYAAGELKHGPIALIDETMPVVVIAPHDRVFEKTVSNMQEVAARGGNIILMTDAKGAAEATVDSLATIIMPDMADAFTPMIYAIPVQLLAYHTAIVMGTDVDQPRNLAKSVTVE